AGCCTTTATTACATCTTTACAAAGTGTAGCAGAAATTGTTATCGTTATTGCCCTTGGTTACTGGCTCAAAAGTGCTGGTAAAGTGGGTGAACAATTTAAGGGTAATATTTCTTTTGTCATTATGAATATCGCGTTACCTGCTTCAATCTTTGTTTCTGTATTAAAATATCTTACCCGTGACAAATTAATCGGATTAACTGGCGGTCTGGTTTATGCATTTGCCAGTTTTGCTGCGAGCTATTTATTAGCGTGGTTATTGACCAAACTTTTAAAAATTCGTAAAGGGCGTCGCGGTACGTTCATCAACATGTTTGCGAACGCTAATACTATTTTTATTGGTTTACCATTGAATCTAGCTTTATTTGGTCAAAAGAGTCTACCCTATTTTTTGGTTTATTATGTGGTTAATACGGTTTCCACTTGGGCGATTGGTGTTTTCTTTATTTCTGCAGATGATCCAACCATTACTCAAGGCACAAAAAAAGAATTTAATTGGAAGAAATTATTGCCTGCTCCCTTAGTTGGCTTTATAGTTTCTTTAGTGTTCTTATTATTAGCTATTCCTATTCCTGGTTGGATTAATTCAACTCTCAGTATGATTGGTGGTATTGTTACACCGATGTCATTAATTTATATTGGTATTATTTTGGCAGATGCTGGTTTGAAATCAATCCGTTTTGATCGTGATACTATTTGGGCTTTAATGGGGCGTTTCGTTTTTGCACCGGCGTTAATGATTTTATTTATTTTATTAGGCAGCAAAATGGGAGCTCACATGCCTAACATGGAGCAAAGCACGTTGGTAATTCAAGCGGCTACTCCTGGTTTGGCCGTTTTGCCGATTTTAGTCGGTCAAGCTCATGGGGATGTTAGATATGCCACAAATGTTGTTACTACTAGTACTGTTTTATTCGTTATTGTAGTACCTATTTTAATGCAAGTAATTAACTTAATATTTTAATTAAAATTAAACAACAAAAATAAAGGTCTAATTGAGAGACCTTTATTTTTGTATTGTTAAGCTTAATTGCTTTTAAAACAATATCGGCAATTAAAACTGCGCAATTATTAATCTTCCACTAATTATTTTGACTTACCTCTAAAACTATATCCTATATTTAATTATTCTTTTGTACAATGAACATTATATAACTAATACAAGAAAAGTTAACCTAAAAATCCCAAATAGTCATTTATACTAGTAGTAATCATAATCAACTACTAAAGAAAAGACTATTTTGAATAATTTACTTTAACATAGTTTGACTTAAGAATTATATATCTTTTACAACAAACTAACAATAAATAATAGACAATATTGGTATAGCTAGGTCACAATACCTATGATAAATTACAGATAATTTAGTATAGATTCTAGCCTTAGTTCTTAAAATGGGATTTGTAGCATTTTATGCAACATTTTTTAAACGTTAAAGTATTGATATAATCTGACTTAGTCATTCTTATTTATGTTAGAAAGATGACAGCAATGAGTATTTTAACTGCAAGCTACTATTTTTTAAAACTAACATCAATTATTAGAAACTATCATAATACAATCTACAATGAAAATTTTAGAGACTGCTCGAATTAATCTTGTAATCTACTATATAATAAATAACTATTGGTTATTTGATTTACTTATATAAATAAAAATTAATTCACAGTATAGTACAAAAAAGCACAAAATTCATAAGACTAAACAAATAGTGGTTCTAAATATTTGTCACACCATTCGTTGATTTTATCAATATCTGGTTCGTTATCTATTGGAGCTTTTTTAATTAGTTTGTCATCAACATTGAACAAGCCTTGCTGACCTTTAACTGCAAAAGGATAGATACTATACACTGGGTCAATAACCCATTCAAATTGATGATCAGCCAATTTATTAACAGCTTTCAAATCAACTACTAATAAAGCGTGGCCGGGAATAGTATCTTTAATTTTTCTTGCAGTCGAACAAATTAGCAATGGTCCACGATAGTTGGTTGACCAGCTGCGATATTCTTTTGTCTTATCGCCAATCATAATTAAAAAAGCATAGTCTGGCCTGATACTTAAAGCTTTCATATAAAGCCCTCCTGAAATTTGACAAAGTATTATCTCATAATCTTAAAGATCGATAAAAAATTTTAAAATTCGGGTTTAATATTTTTAACAGAATAAAGAAAAAATACTCTACTAATTATTTTGACTTACCTCTAAAACTTAAGATTCTGTTATACATTCTGTTATTTTGGTCTTACACTTATAATTTTGACTTACCTCTAAAACGTAACTTTGTGGTAACAAAAAGGAGTAATTGGTCTTACACTTATAATTTTGACTTACCTCTAAAACAACATAATGTTTCCTTTCCAAATTTAATGGGGTCTTACACTTATAATTTTGACTTACCTCTAAAACAATACCAGCGTCAACCACACGGTCGATGATGGTCTTACACTTATAATTTTGACTTACCTCTAAAACATTGATTCATCGACGACTATAAATGTGCTTGGTCTTACACTTATAATTTTGACTTACCTCTAAAACTGACCATTACTGTCATATCTTTTACTAGTGGGTCTTACACTTATAATTTTGACTTACCTCTAAAACCATATTTTTCTTATCCCCTTATCAATTTATGGTCTTACACTTATAATTTTGACTTACCTCTAAAACACAAAATTCTCTCTCACAAATCCATCTGCTGGTCTTACACTTATAATTTTGACTTACCTCTAAAACGCTAGCGAATCGGTTGGCTACTATATAACAGGTCTTACACTTATAATTTTGACTTACCTCTAAAACTAGTCAATATCAGTGCCCCTTGCCTTGTTTGGTCTTACACTTATAATTTTGACTTACCTCTAAAACTCAATAGTCTCACGCAAGTAGCTGTTAGCAGGTCTTACACTTATAATTTTGACTTACCTCTAAAACTATCTTTAAACAAAGCAGCTAAACCACTTAGGTCTTACACTTATAATTTTGACTTACCTCTAAAACATCTGAGACAATATCATCCACGCGCGAATTGGTCTTACACTTATAATTTTGACTTACCTCTAAAACTGTGCACCATAAGGTCCTTTTCTTCTCTGAGGTCTTACACTTATAATTTTGACTTACCTCTAAAACTTGTAACCATTGCCCAACCTTTGCCGTATGGGTCTTACACTTATAATTTTGACTTACCTCTAAAACAATTCCTTTGAATGCATCGGCTGCACGTTTGGTCTTACACTTATAATTTTGACTTACCTCTAAAACGCCCGCCTAGTTTTTATATATAGTAACTATGGTCTTACACTTATAATTTTGACTTACCTCTAAAACTATCTTTAAACAAAGCAGCTAAACCACTTAGGTCTTACACTTATAATTTTGACTTACCTCTAAAACATCTGAGACAATATCATCCACGCGCGAATTGGTCTTACACTTATAATTTTGACTTACCTCTAAAACTGTGCACCATAAGGTCCTTTCTTCTCTGAGGTCTTACACTTATAATTTTGACTTACCTCTAAAACTTGTAACCATTGCCCAACCTTTGCCGTATGGGTCTTACACTTATAATTTTGACTTACCTCTAAAACAATTCCTTTGAATGCATCGGCTGCACGTTTGGTCTTACACTTATAATTTTGACTTACCTCTAAAACGCCCGCCTAGTTTTTATATATAGTAACTATGGTCTTACACTTATAATTTTGACTTACCTCTAAAACATTGACCATGATAACAGTTCTATTCGTGGCGGTCTTACACTTATAATTTTGACTTACCTCTAAAACACGAAGCTGTTAAGCTAGCGCTAGTTGCTGGGTCTTACACTTATAATTTTGACTTACCTCTAAAACAAACTACCAGTAAAAATGGCAAGCCAATTCGGTCTTACACTTATAATTTTGACTTACCTCTAAAACAATGAATTTGACCATGTTCACGTTGCTTTTGGTCTTACACTTATAATTTTGACTTACCTCTAAAACTTTAAACTTTTCACTAATGTTGTAATTGCTGGTCTTACACTTATAATTTTGACTTACCTCTAAAACCCAAAGGAAGAACAACTAACTACCGATGATGGTCTTACACTTATAATTTTGACTTACCTCTAAAACCATTTATTGCGGAACAAGATAGCGTTGCAGGGTCTTACACTTATAATTTTGACTTACCTCTAAAACTCGTTACTTGTTGAATATATAGCTTTTACAGGTCTTACACTTATAATTTTGACTTACCTCTAAAACTGTAAAATTGGATCTGACTCAGGCACATTTGGTCTTACACTTATAATTTTGACTTACCTCTAAAACTACCGTTTCATAGATTGATAAGTTAACTACGGTCTTACACTTATAATTTTGACTTACCTCTAAAACAATCGGTACGATTATCCATGATATATTTAAGGTCTTACACTTATAATTTTGACTTACCTCTAAAACTATTGTGTAATGGCGGGCGATTAAAATAAAGGTCTTACACTTATAATTTTGACTTACCTCTAAAACCCCTGAGCATGGCATAAAAAGGCTTGTTTTGGTCTTACACTTATAATTTTGACTTACCTCTAAAACCGTCGCCTTTTTTGCCAAACGAAGTGACTTGGTCTTACACTTATAATTTTGACTTACCTCTAAAACTATGCCGTTCAATTTATGACTAGCAGAAATGGTCTTACACTTATAATTTTGACTTACCTCTAAAACATAAATATTTATCCAAGGTGGCGATTAATGGGTCTTACACTTATAATTTTGACTTACCTCTAAAACAAATTCTATTGCTTCTAAGCAATTATTATAGGTCTTACACTTATAATTTTGACTTACCTCTAAAACAGGATTTTGCTGATGTTAATGACCCTAATAGGTCTTACACTTATAATTTTGACTTACCTCTAAAACCCAATAGACCATTTACTTAAATTATCCATGGGTCTTACACTTATAATTTTGACTTACCTCTAAAACATTTGTATTTACCTCCTTTCCTCAAGATTTGGTCTTACACTTATAATTTTGACTTACCTCTAAAACAAATCCTAAGGATTAGCAAGGCTAAAGGAGGGTCTTACACTTATAATTTTGACTTACCTCTAAAACATGGGCATGGAGCACCTGATTCTTCTACCCGGTCTTACACTTATAATTTTGACTTACCTCTAAAACCCGTAGCGTTGGGTTTAAGTTGACTTAAAAGGTCTTACACTTATAATTTTGACTTACCTCTAAAACCGTCCAAATTTAATCCAATTTTAATATTCATACATAAAACCATCAGTATCAATCGCAAATCTGGACAGTCCACGTATATCACCTCCTAGACTTCTAACATTATCAATTAGTACTATTTTAACATTTTTCGAAACTGCTGTATCGATAATTTCTTGGATTTCTTCTGCATTAAATAATGAATTTAAGCCTGCCACAATCAAGACTGTGGCTAATTTTAGTTCCGCAATAATCTCAATAACTCCAATCATCTTATCCAATACATCTGTCCATTCAAACATATCAATTTTTAACTCTTTCGACAGCAATAAACTATTAATATCCAAATTATTGCGAAACGATAAAGGCATTTGCCAGCCGGCAATTTCATTAAAAAGAATCCGATTTAAATCTTGATTAAGTTGTTGAATTTCATTAATTTGTGTCAGTTCAAGAGACTTTTTCATAATCGGTAAAATTTTTTGCAGAGTGGCATTACTATTAATGTCAAAAGCAAAAACATCAGTAATTACTTGAATATCGCGATAATTTATTAATTCATTATTAGTAAATAAGTGTAGCAGGCGATGATCCGAAACTAAATCAAAAACAACTTTTCGATATTCAAATTGATCGGCCAAATAAAGGCTGAGTGCATTGTGGGAACTATCAATTGGGTCATTAGGATAATAAACTAGTCGAAAACTCATATAATTGTTAGCCTTTCAAACTTATCTTCTAAAATATTAGGATCTTGACCAGTCAAATAACGAATATTAGCGTATTGTTTTTCAGTAATAATTAATGATTGCACTAAACCACGAGGTGGTGCTTGCTTGGCAATACGCTCTTCCATAAATTCAGCTGCTGGTTTATTAACTGCAATTCTGCCATAAATAGATTCTTGGATCATTAAAAAGCCTTCGTTAATTAACACTTTGCGAAATTGTCGATAATTACGCCGATCGGTACTCGTCTCTACTGGTAAGTCAAACATAATTATTAAACGCATAACTCGTTGCCTCATTTCTTCTGCTCCGTTAAATCAAAGGTAGTTAGCCGTTGAATACTACTTTCTCCATTTAAAACATGCAAGCAGTCACGCACATAGGCAGTAATTGCATTTTGTAGAATCATCTGTTTACCACCAAAAGTAATCTCTGTATTTAATAAATCAACTAATTCTAATTTGGCATATTTAAGATTAGGCTCTTTGCGCAATTCATAAACTTTTTGATCAATTATTTGCCGAAAAGGTTCCATCAAGTCAGAAGAGAGATTAAAAGTGTTTTTAATACTGTGATGATGAATACCTAATTCAGTTAAATAGCCTTGAGCGGTAATTTCCCGATTAAAGTTAGATAATAAAATAGAATAACCATAATTTAAGTACGTATTAATTTGTGAATCTTGTCCACGACTGAAACTATTGCCAAACAATTTAGTAAAATACTTCCGTGCAATTACCGCTTCACGATTAGTTTCATCATTAAATACTATTTGCTCAATTTCTTGTTGAATTTCCTGCTCATCATCTAAAAGTTGTAATTGTAATAAGAGTTGATTTTGGTTAATCATTTTTTGGCGAACAACGTGTGTCCATAGTTCTTGTTTGGCATTGATGGACCAATTAATTTGATTTTCGATAGTTTGATTACGGTTATTATAAGAATAATAACCGTCAACTTCTGCACAAGGATTATAGTCCTTATCACAAAAAATTAATTTAATATTATTTTCAACTAATTTTTGTACTAAAAAGGCTGTAATTGTTACCTGAGTACTTTGCAGTACAATAGTTGCAATATCCACCAAAGGAAATTCATATAATTGCAGATGATCTGTTTGAATTAGTAATTTATTAGCTTTATAAGATAATTTGGAGTGGTTGGTAATCACAATTTGCCGCCAAGCCATGTTAACTCCCCCTTGACAATTTTGTCATATCGTTTTATTCTTTAACTGTTGATTGATTTCAACAACTTACACTTGTAATTTTGATTTATCGATTTAAAATAAATGTTTACATTAATTGCTCATTATGAGTGGCCCGACTTAGGGCCTTTTTTTGTTGTCTAAATTTATTTAATTAAGACACGCTTTTCAAACAAACCTGTTGGTGAAGTATATATAAGATAGATATTATTTAAATCCATTCCATTTGGTTTTTTGCCTAAAGCCGTAGATTTAATAATTCCAAATTTTAAGTCTTTAAAATTACCATTCAAAGCATTGGCATGTAACATATTCAACAACTGTTCGATGATTTGTTGTTGTTTGGCAATATCACAAGCTTTGAAATCTTCAAAACTATCAGCTAATGATTGATATTCATATGAATAAAATGGATAGTATTGAGGCATCAAATCTAAAATTTCTTGATAAATATCAATAAAACTATAATCCATATCTTTAATAATGGCTTCAACAACAGCATTTTTTTGATCTGTTCGCGTTAAAAATTCGTACGACTTAGATGATAATCCTAACTGCTGGAAATTTTGAATTTCCGTGGCAGAAGATAAGCATAAGCGGCCTACTTCTTTACTCCATACAACTTGATATTTCGGCACTTTAGTCAGGATTACTTGTAAAGATTTTTTATGCTTCACATTATCATGCAGCCATTCATTTAAGTTAACTTTTTGTTCTTGAATTAACTTATCTACATAAACAGGAATTCCTACTAATCTTATCTTCTTATCATCAATTCTTACTAGTGATGAATAGGCAAATTGTTTACTAGAATAGCCTCCATAAATTGCCGGATCACGATCTTGTTTTTGTGCAATAAGACCATTTTTAGCTCCTGGAGCAAACAATGTTTCTTTATAAAATGCCCCATGATTAAATTCAGTCTTGCGCGTAACATTAACTTGTTTATAACTAAGGACTTGGCGAATAGTTTGAATTTGATCAGCAGGCCAAATAATTTCACCATTTTCATCAGCTAAGGCTTGATTATCTTCAATATCATGCAATAAGAAACTGCTATTAGCTGCAAGTTCTTTTTTACGTTTGTCTGTTTCTACACGCATAACTTGCTTAACTTGGTCAATAAACTTGGTATAGTTGTTTAAAATAATTTCACTTTCTAAGTCCGGATATTGCTTCAATAAATAAGTTCCCACAATATTGGCTAGGTAAGCATCATGTGCATGATGAAAATCATTAATCTTACGATTTTTATATAATTTAAATTTGTGACGTAATTCTGAACTGGTTTGCGCTTTAATGGCAACTACTTGGGTATTATCATTTTGAAAGTAATTATCAAAAATTGTCGCTACATTTTTAATAATTTGCCGAGTTTCCACTAATTGCCGATTAATGAATCCTTTTTTATTACCAGTTTTAATTTCTCGACGGGTCAAATTAAAGAATTTTTTAGGTCCCATAAGTCCCCATTTATACATTTGTTCCCAACGATGTTGGTTTTGATTAATAATTTGATCATCGAGTAATAAGTTATCCAATTTATGCTGATTTTCGGATTTTAAAACCAAAGCTTTATTTTCTAAAGAGTTATCCTTGATATAAGATTGCGGCAAAATGTGATCAACTTCATACTGCTGCAAATTATTAATGTCCAAAGGTGTATCAGAGTACAAGCTTTTACCCAATTGAGCAAAATAAAGGTATAAGCGCTCATCTTCAAGACGCCCCTTGTTGTCAGTTAACTGATCAACTAGAGCTGGTTGAACCTCTTGAATCTGCTTTTTAATAGCCCTATACACTTTGTCTAAACGGTCATAGCGGCTTACGGTCCGTTTATTCTTTTGACTATCTAAAGCTCCCCGAGCAAACTCAATAAAGATTTTTTCTGGAGCATGTCCCATAACTTTAACAATATCTTGAACAATTAAGAACGCTTGCCAAATTCCCCGTTTAATCGCTGGAGAACCCGCCAATTCATTAATAATATCCAGCATAGACTTATTAACATTATTATTTTCATTAGCTTTTTCAATTAATTCTTCAAAATTATACTTATCAGAATGCAGAATTTGCATAAAGTTTTGATTTGTGGTCCATAATAAAGACAAGATGCTTTCATCAGTTTGCCCACGCAAATCACTTAATAACTTATGTGAAAGCCGTCCCCATCCTTGATAACGCATATTACTCAAGCGTCGAATCTGTTCATCAGTGTAATTGTAAGGTGAATTTTGCAATTTCAGTTGTAAAATATGATGATCTTCAAAAACTGTCAGCCAAACTACCAATTCTTCTAATTGCACCTGATTGTCGGGATTATCTAAGAAGTCAGCTCCAAAAATCGGTAAAAAGTCGTGATAAGTACTTAAAGAACTATTAAATTTAGTTTCACTGCTTAAACCGCCAACTTTGACATCATTTTCAAAATAACCATTTTCTACTAACCATTTTTTTAAAGATTTAACAGAAACTGATTTTTGTTTTTTAAATAATTCATTATAAATCCGTTGCTTTAACTCCACATCCCAATTAGGACGATAGTCGAGTTTGATTTTATTAAGTTCATTGAGGACTTCATATTTTTGATATAACAAACTCATTTTAGGTAAAACTGGTTCTCCCAATAAGTAAGTATCAGTTGCCGTCATCCGATTAATAAACTTCATTGAAGATTTTTCTAAATCTACTTTTTCTTGAAAATTCCACGGGTAGATTTTACCTGTAGCTTTGCGGCTCATCCATGCAAACTGACTGCGCTGAGAATCTGTCAATGGTCCAACATAATAAGGTACTCGAAAACTTAACAAAGAAGTTAATTTATTTTCTTGATCTTTCAAAAAAGGATAATATTGACTTTGATTTTCAATAATCTTTTTTAATTCTACTAAGTGCAATTGGTAAGGAATAGCTCCATTATCACGTGTGCGTTGTTTGAGTAAATAATTATCATTTTCAATATCTTTTAGAGCTTGTTGCGCTAACTCGCTTGGTTGAGCATCTTTGAGAAACTTTTTGACAGCTGTATAGAATTTGTCACGATCCATTTTATTATTCTGAATGTAATCAGTATAAAGTTGTCGTTGCGCACGAGCTTCTTTAGGTTCAGCTTGATGCCACATTTGTTTTAAATCTTGTAATTGCTCATGATGCTGTTCGTACAATTCGACCCAAGAATCACTCAGATAAGTTTTACCATTTAATATCTTAGCTAAGACGATTTCGTTATAAATTTGATAAATTTTTTCCAATAAGGCATTTTGGGTGTCGGTTAGGATATCTTGAACTTGTTCTAACTTAGTATCCAAGTTGCTATCGGAAAATTTTAAAGTGAATTCATCTTTAGCAGCCAAGTCAATACCCAAAATAGGAGCTAAGTCTCCCTTATTCCCTACCAATAACTTTAATAAGGCCGTAATCTTAGGCTTATCTGCTTTAGCATAAGTAAGTTGATTTTGCGCTTTTGTTACCTTAGCGGCAGCCCCAAGATTCTTATCTAACAAAATCCCTTCAATATCTGTCAAATCAACTTCTAAGCCATAAGCTTCCAAATCTTGACTTAATTCCCCTAAGAGAGCTTGCAACTGAGCACCAGAACTTTTTAGATGTTCTCCTTGGCTTTCATACAAGAAATTGCCGCGATACTTGATAAGGTTATGAAATGCCAAATATATTAAGCGCAAATCAAATTTTTGTTCTGGATGGTGAATCATTGCCGAACGTAAATGACTGATAGTAGGATACTTGTCATAAAATTTTTCCTCAGACTCTTGATCATTAAAGACAATGTGGTTAAATAGTTGATGCTGTTGGTCACCGTGAGCAACCCAAGAATAATTGAGGCGCGCAAAAAATTCTGGATCAATTGGATTAATCTCAGGAGCAAAAATTTCCTTTAACCATTGTAACCGTTGCTTGCGTCGATTTAATCGCCGCCGTACAGAACGATAACCCCGCCGTTCTTCGGCCGTGTTGCCACCGTCGAATAAGCGTACTCCTAAAGCGTTTTTCTTTTTTAAAGAAAATAATTGATACTGGTCATCAGTAACAGCCCAGCCGACACTGCTGGTACCAATATCTAGACCAATATTATAATTATCGGATTTTTTCTTGTTTAGTCCCATAATTGTCTCCTTAGATATTTATTCTTCAATTACCTTAGCAATGTAATTGATTACAATAACTATCTAACCATTATAAATAGTCAGATGTCAACTCTTTATAGACCAGCACTTGACAATATAAGGTAAAATAAATAAGTCATTTTCGTCAAATTCGAGTATACTTTAACTATTACAAATTGACACTGATAATGTATTTAATTAAACTATTTTTATGTACAGAGGAGGAAATGTTATGTGCGGTATTATTGCATTTAGCGACCCAACGGTTGCTGATAAAGAAACCACGATTAAATCTATGATGAAAATGATTCAACATCGTGGTCCTAATATCAAAGGTAGCGGTTTATATACTAATGACACAGTGGCCATGGGCTTTCGGCGCTTAAGTGTTATTGACTTAAAGGGTGGTAAGCAGCCTATCTACAATGAAGATCAGTCAATCCTCATTACTTTTAATGGTGAAATTTATAATTATCAAAAGCTTCGCGATGAATTAATTGCTGCCGGTCACACCTTTACTACTCAAGCCGACACCGAAGTTCTCCTCCATGGCTACGAAGAATGGGGGATGGACGGCACATTACAAAGAGTGCGCGGAATGTTTGCATACTTAATTTGGGATAATAACAAGCAAACTCTCTATGGTGCACGCGATTTCTTTGGTATTAAACCTTTATATTACTATCAAAAAGATGAAACTCTCATTGTTGGTTCTGAAATCAAAGCCTTTTTGAAGCATCCTCATTTTCAAAAAGAACTCAATCAAGAAGCCTTAAAACCGTTTTTAATGAATCAATATAACGATTTAGATGAAACCTTTTTCAAAAATGTTTACAAATTCCCTGCTGGTCATTGGTTTGAATTTCATAACCAAGATTTGCAGATTCATCAATATTGGGATGCAAATTATCGAATCAATCACCAGCGTTCTCTGCAACAAACAATTGATGAAATTGACCAAACTGTGAAAGATTCTGTAAAATTACACCACATTGCTGATGTCCCAGTGGGCAGTTTCTTATCTGAAGGAGTGGATTCAAGCTATGTAACTGCCGTCTTGCATCCACAAGAAGTCTTCAGTGTCAACTTTGATAATGGTCCCTATGATGAAGCCAGTGTGGCCAAAGAACTAGCTGATAAAGAAGGCTTGCACTTTAATGAAGCTACTGTAAATGGTGATGAGGCCTTTGCTGACTTTGCAGAAATGCAATATCACCTCG
The nucleotide sequence above comes from Bombilactobacillus bombi. Encoded proteins:
- the asnB gene encoding asparagine synthase (glutamine-hydrolyzing) is translated as MCGIIAFSDPTVADKETTIKSMMKMIQHRGPNIKGSGLYTNDTVAMGFRRLSVIDLKGGKQPIYNEDQSILITFNGEIYNYQKLRDELIAAGHTFTTQADTEVLLHGYEEWGMDGTLQRVRGMFAYLIWDNNKQTLYGARDFFGIKPLYYYQKDETLIVGSEIKAFLKHPHFQKELNQEALKPFLMNQYNDLDETFFKNVYKFPAGHWFEFHNQDLQIHQYWDANYRINHQRSLQQTIDEIDQTVKDSVKLHHIADVPVGSFLSEGVDSSYVTAVLHPQEVFSVNFDNGPYDEASVAKELADKEGLHFNEATVNGDEAFADFAEMQYHLDEPDSNPSVIPLWYLCRLARKKVTVALSGEGADELFAGYVNYGMHTKNTVVKVFADGLHKLPKGIRYHLAKNLQKCPDFPGKVHLYSQTAQPSEYYVGESLIYDPDQPTIFTSKQANDVLQPQYQNDLTVQGIYQKDFAKVKDAEDVKQMQYIDLHHFMFNDILQKADKISMAHSLELRVPFLDRKVAELANSIPSKMLINNHDTKYAFRKAANRHLPADWAKRPKLGFPVPIKTWLQEDKYYQKVKDLFSEDWVNQIFDQTKILQLLDDNYAGKIDGRRQVWNIFTFLTWYKLYFVDFDATVQKYEHLQPDVQQFMDNGTLV